In Alkalihalobacterium alkalinitrilicum, a genomic segment contains:
- a CDS encoding SDR family NAD(P)-dependent oxidoreductase, which translates to MALNRLQNKVAIITGAGSGIGRETAIVFSKHGAKVVVTDINEDNLHQTAELIKENGGQVIAIKHDVSQEVDWQKVISITEKELGRLDILMNNAGIGIRMGLAETSLEQFREVQSINTDGVFLGTKHGSNVMKKKGGGSIINISSMYGIVGSSGNTAYHASKGAVRLITKSAALELSKDLIRVNSIHPGVIETPMSGAKNGEHPLKDKIPWPEYGEPIDIAYGALYLASDESRYVTGTELVIDGGYIAQ; encoded by the coding sequence ATGGCGTTAAACCGCTTGCAAAATAAGGTTGCTATCATTACTGGAGCTGGTAGTGGAATTGGAAGAGAAACAGCAATTGTATTCTCTAAACATGGGGCAAAGGTAGTTGTAACAGATATTAATGAGGATAATCTTCATCAAACTGCCGAGTTAATCAAGGAGAACGGCGGACAAGTTATCGCTATTAAACATGATGTTTCTCAAGAAGTAGATTGGCAAAAAGTAATCTCAATAACAGAGAAAGAACTTGGTAGATTAGATATTCTTATGAACAATGCAGGGATAGGAATAAGAATGGGATTAGCTGAAACCTCACTAGAACAGTTTCGAGAGGTTCAATCCATAAACACTGATGGTGTATTTTTAGGAACGAAACACGGTTCTAACGTAATGAAAAAAAAAGGTGGAGGATCCATTATTAATATTTCATCCATGTATGGAATCGTTGGCAGTTCAGGAAACACTGCTTATCATGCATCAAAAGGAGCAGTAAGATTAATCACCAAATCTGCAGCACTAGAGTTGTCTAAAGACCTTATTCGAGTCAACTCTATTCACCCTGGGGTTATTGAGACACCTATGTCGGGAGCAAAAAACGGCGAACACCCATTAAAAGATAAAATTCCTTGGCCAGAATATGGAGAACCCATTGATATTGCCTACGGTGCTCTATACTTAGCTTCTGATGAATCCCGTTATGTAACGGGTACAGAATTAGTCATAGACGGTGGATATATCGCACAGTAA
- a CDS encoding TRAP transporter small permease, translating to MNLFLKTIDYITTINKWAAYFISFLMVALVCIFSAARTLGQPIVGDIELIQFTMVLMIVFSLAYTEKTDSHVSITLLYDRLPNRFQLVLKLAAKILTVVFCFLVCWVFLSKMEFSSTSSLLKIVFYPFKIMLIIGFFAWGLEAFQRFIVELKEEIGNQK from the coding sequence ATGAATCTTTTCTTAAAAACTATTGATTACATTACCACTATAAATAAATGGGCAGCTTATTTTATTTCTTTTCTGATGGTAGCCCTTGTTTGCATTTTTTCCGCTGCAAGAACTTTAGGGCAGCCGATTGTTGGAGATATCGAACTTATTCAATTTACAATGGTGTTAATGATTGTGTTTTCACTAGCTTATACTGAAAAAACAGATTCACATGTGTCTATTACATTACTCTATGACCGGTTACCTAATAGGTTTCAGTTAGTTTTAAAACTAGCAGCGAAAATATTAACGGTTGTTTTTTGTTTCCTTGTATGTTGGGTATTTCTATCGAAAATGGAATTTTCATCAACATCTAGTTTATTAAAGATCGTCTTTTATCCTTTTAAAATCATGTTAATTATAGGATTTTTTGCTTGGGGACTTGAGGCATTCCAAAGATTTATTGTTGAACTAAAAGAAGAGATTGGTAACCAAAAATGA
- a CDS encoding LLM class flavin-dependent oxidoreductase → MTTILGKDMTFGLFFLNSVAPWKTDAEELRDGLEQIKVADRLGFHSAWIAEHNARAYGVVSSTSVYLAAAAAQTSKIMLGSAVSRLPLHHPLQVAEDMALVDIISDGRLYLGVGKGYDALEFEAYNIDFEERHEKYLESLDILTTALKNNRVSYSGKFYDIKDIPVYPRPVHPEGPPIFVMVSGNDASMVNAAKQGHSFVLGGITNEDTNHKISLYKKTALDSGLSQEYVDNAIARSGKLLFCHVGETTEQAQKEYKRGLEWYMSERDNRPTFGVVDRERHLDYDRFLNSENALIGSPEKVIEDIERYKRETGLNNIILWMNIGGQPQQQVLKSMELFSAKVLPYFTIKNTIVK, encoded by the coding sequence ATGACGACGATTTTAGGTAAAGATATGACATTTGGATTATTTTTCTTGAACTCTGTAGCTCCTTGGAAGACGGATGCAGAAGAATTACGTGATGGTTTAGAACAAATTAAGGTGGCAGACCGATTAGGATTTCATTCGGCTTGGATTGCTGAGCATAATGCCCGTGCCTATGGTGTTGTTAGCTCAACATCAGTCTATTTAGCGGCGGCGGCGGCCCAGACTTCTAAAATTATGTTAGGTTCTGCAGTATCCAGATTACCTTTACACCATCCGCTACAAGTAGCGGAAGATATGGCGTTAGTGGATATTATCAGTGATGGAAGATTATATTTGGGAGTCGGGAAAGGCTATGATGCGTTAGAATTTGAGGCATATAATATTGATTTTGAAGAGCGTCATGAAAAATATTTAGAGTCGTTAGATATTTTGACCACAGCATTAAAGAATAATAGAGTCTCTTATTCTGGAAAGTTTTATGATATTAAAGATATTCCAGTCTATCCTAGGCCCGTTCATCCAGAAGGACCGCCGATATTTGTGATGGTATCTGGTAATGATGCGTCGATGGTAAATGCAGCTAAACAGGGACATTCATTCGTACTAGGCGGAATAACAAATGAAGATACAAACCATAAGATTTCTTTATACAAAAAGACAGCACTGGATTCAGGTTTATCGCAAGAATATGTTGATAATGCTATCGCAAGATCAGGGAAACTATTATTCTGTCATGTTGGAGAAACAACAGAACAAGCTCAAAAGGAATATAAAAGAGGTTTGGAATGGTACATGAGTGAACGAGATAACCGGCCAACATTTGGAGTTGTGGATCGGGAGCGCCATTTAGATTATGATCGTTTCCTGAATTCAGAAAATGCGTTAATCGGATCACCAGAAAAGGTCATCGAAGATATAGAACGATATAAGAGAGAAACAGGACTAAATAATATTATTCTCTGGATGAATATTGGTGGGCAGCCGCAGCAACAGGTATTGAAATCAATGGAATTGTTTTCTGCAAAAGTTCTACCGTATTTTACAATCAAAAATACCATAGTCAAATAA
- a CDS encoding PaaI family thioesterase translates to MTNDLREFEERLMNNNNFRNLLGIEVADIREGFAVLSLPIRDDLLQAGNIVHGGVHSVLIDSVIGTAVRTVLDTNEYSVTAEMNINYFRPAIEGNIIAEGKVLNRGKLLIVGVADIKDEKGRLLATGRATYAVKRKNG, encoded by the coding sequence ATGACTAACGATTTAAGAGAATTCGAAGAACGGTTAATGAATAACAATAATTTTCGAAATTTATTAGGAATCGAAGTAGCAGATATACGTGAAGGATTTGCCGTTCTTTCTTTACCAATCCGTGATGACCTATTACAGGCGGGAAATATCGTTCATGGGGGAGTTCATTCCGTTCTTATCGATTCAGTTATTGGTACAGCAGTCAGGACAGTCTTGGACACAAACGAGTATTCGGTTACTGCTGAGATGAATATTAACTATTTCAGACCAGCAATCGAAGGGAACATCATTGCAGAAGGGAAGGTACTTAACAGAGGAAAACTCTTAATTGTTGGAGTAGCGGATATTAAAGATGAAAAAGGTAGACTATTAGCAACAGGTAGAGCAACATATGCAGTTAAAAGAAAGAATGGATAA
- a CDS encoding aldehyde dehydrogenase family protein, with product MEQTMNLKNKVVNFLQGNKKLFINGRWVESVSGKTFETKNPATGEVLSLVNEAQEEDVNRAVDAAREAFDNGPWSRMDASERSRLIYKLADLMENNLEELAQLETLDNGKPINESMGFDVPAAIEHFRYYAGWSTKIVGQTIPVNGNFFNYTRHEPVGVVGQIIPWNFPLLMAAWKMGAALATGCTIVLKPAEQTPLTALYLAKLIEEAGFPEGVVNVIPGFGQTAGEPLVRHEKVDKIAFTGSTIVGKQIMRQGSDTIKRVTLELGGKSPNIVLPDADLTKAVPGAFMGIMFNQGQVCTAGSRLFVQKKAYDNVVADLISHSKSIKQGPGIDTNTQMGPLVSNVQQNRVLNYIEKGQEEGAELLTGGRKPFDRGYFVEPTIFSAVNDEMTIAREEIFGPVLVAMPYDDIDEVIQRANNTPYGLAAAVWTENVRNAHYVASKLKAGTVWINSYNVVDAASPFGGFKQSGNGREMGSYALDNYTEVKSVFVNMDN from the coding sequence ATGGAACAAACTATGAATTTAAAAAATAAGGTGGTTAACTTTTTACAAGGAAATAAAAAATTATTTATTAATGGTAGATGGGTAGAATCTGTAAGCGGCAAAACATTTGAAACAAAAAATCCAGCAACTGGAGAAGTTTTGTCATTAGTAAATGAAGCACAGGAAGAAGATGTAAATCGAGCAGTTGATGCAGCCAGAGAGGCCTTTGATAATGGTCCATGGTCGAGAATGGATGCTTCTGAAAGAAGTCGTCTTATTTATAAATTAGCTGACTTGATGGAGAATAATCTTGAAGAACTAGCTCAACTTGAAACTTTAGATAATGGGAAGCCGATTAATGAGTCAATGGGCTTTGATGTACCAGCAGCGATTGAGCATTTCCGTTATTATGCTGGATGGTCTACTAAAATTGTAGGGCAAACCATTCCTGTTAATGGTAACTTCTTTAATTATACAAGACATGAACCTGTCGGTGTAGTGGGACAAATCATTCCTTGGAATTTTCCACTGCTTATGGCAGCATGGAAGATGGGAGCTGCACTAGCGACTGGATGTACAATAGTATTGAAACCTGCTGAGCAAACACCATTAACGGCTTTATACTTAGCGAAATTGATAGAAGAAGCTGGTTTCCCTGAGGGGGTTGTAAATGTTATTCCTGGATTTGGCCAGACGGCAGGTGAACCACTTGTTAGGCATGAAAAGGTAGACAAAATTGCCTTTACTGGTTCAACTATCGTAGGGAAACAAATTATGCGCCAAGGTTCTGATACCATTAAAAGAGTAACTTTGGAACTTGGTGGAAAGTCACCAAACATTGTTCTTCCAGATGCTGATTTGACGAAGGCTGTACCAGGTGCATTTATGGGGATCATGTTTAATCAGGGGCAAGTTTGTACGGCGGGTTCTCGTCTTTTTGTACAAAAGAAAGCATACGATAATGTCGTAGCTGATCTTATCTCTCATTCAAAGAGTATAAAACAAGGACCTGGAATAGATACAAACACTCAAATGGGGCCACTCGTTTCTAATGTACAGCAAAATCGAGTATTGAATTACATCGAGAAGGGACAAGAAGAGGGCGCAGAATTGTTGACAGGTGGTAGAAAGCCATTTGATCGTGGTTATTTCGTTGAACCAACGATATTTTCAGCTGTGAATGATGAAATGACAATAGCAAGGGAAGAAATCTTTGGTCCAGTTCTAGTTGCGATGCCGTATGATGATATAGATGAAGTCATTCAACGTGCGAATAATACCCCTTATGGACTTGCTGCGGCGGTATGGACAGAAAATGTACGTAATGCACATTATGTGGCAAGCAAGTTAAAAGCAGGAACTGTCTGGATCAACAGCTATAATGTTGTTGATGCGGCTTCACCGTTTGGTGGCTTTAAGCAATCTGGAAACGGCCGTGAAATGGGGTCTTACGCACTAGACAACTATACAGAAGTAAAAAGTGTTTTCGTAAATATGGACAATTAA
- a CDS encoding TRAP transporter large permease produces the protein MSVSFVGILVILFVFALMFLRIPIAISMAIPASIGILYLRGWDTLLSALDTIVWTKSYSYTLTTIPLFVLMGQLIYQSGISSELYTAFRNWLSGFRGGLGMATIGSSAMFSAASGSSLATTGTIGVMASKEMLAAGYSKSLTGGSIAAGGTLGILIPPSTMFIIYGMMTEQSIGQLLLAGIIPGILLTIFFIITIYVASLIKPSLITNENQVKVSWKERFDSLKSTIWIILLFLIVLGGMYFGFFTATESAGVGALGAFMIGLGRRKLSIKKVNEAIFETIKTTGFIFAIVIGAFILNYVLTITRVPHLISDFMFSANLSPTMLFIIIVIMYIILGAFMDTLSMIVVTIPIILPLVVATGFDLIWFGVIIVLVVEMGLISPPVGMNCFVLNGVVKELPLTQIFKGAFLFIIPILTLIILLYIFPEIALFIPNSVR, from the coding sequence TTGTCAGTTTCTTTCGTTGGTATACTTGTAATCCTATTCGTTTTTGCCCTAATGTTCTTACGTATCCCCATTGCGATTTCGATGGCAATTCCCGCAAGTATTGGAATTCTCTATTTAAGAGGATGGGATACTTTGTTATCAGCGTTGGATACGATTGTTTGGACGAAAAGTTATTCCTATACACTAACGACAATTCCGTTATTTGTGTTGATGGGTCAGCTCATTTATCAATCTGGAATTAGCAGTGAATTATATACTGCTTTTCGAAATTGGTTAAGTGGTTTTAGAGGCGGATTGGGAATGGCCACGATTGGGTCTTCCGCTATGTTTTCTGCCGCATCAGGTTCTAGTTTAGCAACAACAGGAACCATAGGTGTAATGGCATCAAAGGAAATGTTAGCAGCAGGCTACAGTAAAAGCTTAACAGGAGGGTCTATTGCTGCAGGTGGAACACTAGGTATTTTAATCCCCCCTAGTACGATGTTCATCATATATGGCATGATGACAGAACAATCCATTGGTCAGCTATTATTGGCGGGAATTATACCAGGGATCTTACTTACTATATTTTTTATCATTACTATTTATGTGGCTAGTCTGATTAAACCAAGTTTAATCACAAATGAAAACCAAGTAAAAGTTAGCTGGAAGGAACGCTTTGATTCATTAAAGTCTACGATTTGGATTATTCTTCTTTTTCTCATCGTTTTAGGTGGGATGTACTTCGGTTTTTTTACAGCTACTGAATCAGCTGGAGTAGGTGCTCTTGGGGCTTTTATGATCGGCTTGGGGCGAAGAAAATTATCGATAAAAAAAGTGAATGAAGCGATTTTTGAAACCATTAAAACTACTGGATTTATTTTTGCGATTGTCATCGGGGCATTTATCTTAAACTATGTGTTAACGATTACACGGGTACCGCATTTAATATCCGACTTTATGTTTTCAGCTAATCTTTCACCAACCATGCTTTTTATCATCATTGTGATCATGTATATTATTTTAGGAGCGTTTATGGACACGCTTTCAATGATCGTAGTAACCATTCCAATTATTTTGCCATTAGTTGTAGCGACCGGTTTTGATTTAATTTGGTTTGGCGTCATTATCGTCCTAGTTGTCGAAATGGGATTAATTTCTCCACCAGTTGGAATGAATTGTTTTGTATTGAATGGGGTTGTGAAGGAATTACCACTTACGCAAATTTTTAAAGGGGCATTCTTATTCATCATTCCAATTCTGACCCTTATTATATTGCTGTACATTTTCCCTGAAATTGCATTATTTATACCAAATTCCGTGCGATAG
- a CDS encoding carboxymuconolactone decarboxylase family protein — MVSKDSLTENENQEAAASFKKEMGYWNSTLNYLLVEDKEFFEIYKKLVSTPYKNNIIDAKSRELINVALSSSPTNLSKDTLKMHIENAFNQGATEREILEVFKLVSVLGMHTCAVGVPILVEETGEFKDTKLNANQEKLKEKFVEKMGYWHDFRNTLLLNDEHFFESYFQFLTNPWDSDILSPKLKEFIYIAIDSATTHLFDVGIRVHIQNALRYGATFEEIMEVLKLTSAQGVDTFYAGIEILNSVIAEKE; from the coding sequence ATGGTTAGTAAGGATTCACTAACAGAAAACGAGAATCAGGAGGCGGCTGCTTCTTTTAAAAAGGAGATGGGCTACTGGAATTCAACATTAAATTATTTACTAGTAGAAGATAAAGAATTCTTTGAGATTTATAAAAAATTAGTTTCTACTCCGTACAAAAATAATATAATTGACGCAAAATCGAGGGAATTAATCAATGTTGCATTAAGCTCCTCTCCAACAAATTTAAGTAAGGATACATTAAAAATGCACATTGAAAACGCTTTTAACCAAGGTGCCACAGAAAGAGAAATACTAGAAGTTTTTAAGCTGGTAAGTGTGTTAGGTATGCATACCTGTGCTGTTGGAGTTCCTATTCTCGTAGAAGAAACGGGCGAATTTAAAGACACTAAACTGAATGCTAACCAGGAAAAGTTAAAGGAAAAGTTCGTTGAAAAGATGGGATATTGGCATGATTTTCGAAACACGCTACTACTAAATGATGAGCATTTCTTTGAAAGTTATTTTCAGTTTCTAACAAATCCATGGGATAGTGATATTTTAAGTCCAAAATTAAAAGAGTTCATTTACATTGCGATTGATAGTGCCACAACTCATCTTTTTGATGTTGGGATTAGGGTCCATATTCAAAATGCACTAAGATATGGCGCGACATTTGAAGAAATTATGGAAGTATTAAAACTAACAAGTGCTCAAGGGGTGGATACCTTTTATGCAGGAATTGAGATTTTAAATTCAGTAATTGCTGAAAAGGAATAG
- a CDS encoding SDR family NAD(P)-dependent oxidoreductase, with product MSENRLENKVAIITGAANGIGKEEAILFAKNGAKVVVTDIDEKALHETVEFINKEGGTALGIKHDVSLEEDWQAVISKTEAEFGQLDILLNNAAILSRNGLTETSVEEFLKIQSINTLGTFLGMKYGAALIKKTSGKGSIINTSSGSGLVGSPGSTAYHASKGAVRLMTKSAAIELAKDFIRVNSIHPGVIETDMSGGRNGEHPLKDKIPWPGLGKPLDIAYGALYLASDESRYVTGSELIIDGGYTAQ from the coding sequence ATGTCTGAAAATAGATTAGAAAATAAGGTTGCCATTATTACTGGAGCAGCAAATGGCATTGGTAAAGAGGAAGCCATATTATTTGCTAAAAACGGAGCAAAGGTAGTAGTTACCGATATTGATGAGAAAGCGCTTCACGAAACAGTTGAATTTATTAATAAAGAGGGAGGAACAGCGCTCGGTATTAAACATGATGTTTCTCTTGAAGAAGATTGGCAAGCAGTCATTTCTAAAACAGAAGCAGAATTTGGCCAATTAGATATCCTTTTAAACAATGCAGCAATATTGAGCAGAAATGGATTAACAGAAACGTCAGTGGAAGAATTCTTGAAAATCCAATCCATAAACACATTAGGCACTTTCTTAGGAATGAAATACGGAGCAGCATTAATAAAGAAAACTTCAGGTAAGGGATCTATTATTAATACTTCTTCAGGTTCTGGATTGGTTGGTAGTCCTGGGAGCACTGCCTATCATGCTTCAAAAGGAGCCGTAAGATTAATGACCAAATCTGCTGCCATTGAGCTTGCAAAAGATTTTATTCGAGTCAATTCCATACACCCTGGGGTCATTGAAACCGATATGTCAGGAGGCAGAAATGGAGAACATCCATTAAAAGATAAAATCCCTTGGCCAGGATTAGGGAAACCGCTAGATATTGCTTATGGAGCTCTTTATTTAGCTTCTGATGAATCGCGATATGTAACGGGTTCAGAGTTAATCATAGATGGCGGATATACTGCCCAGTAA
- a CDS encoding phosphotriesterase family protein yields the protein MKFVNSVTGKIGLEQLGKTLIHEHLRTRSECVPVQFPRLYDAEEEYRLAMEQVVAVRDRGVKTIFDPSVMGLDRDVKFMKRVSEDSGVQIIAATGIFTFHYLPTRFVANDIDFMAEQFVKDIEEGAQNTEIKAGFLKCATEVQGLTPDVEKVIRAVARAHLRTGVPIMTHSAPSEETGLLQIQVFEEEGVDLSKVLIGHCGDTDNLDYIERVLDKGVYIGLDRYGITTTISTEQRNKTLRALLEKGYVNRMFLSQDYCCTTDRLKPNSLKKSLLPDWSMTFLLDKVIPTLLSQGVSEEEIQIMMNENVKNWLS from the coding sequence ATGAAGTTCGTTAATTCAGTTACAGGTAAGATTGGACTTGAGCAATTAGGAAAAACATTAATTCATGAACACCTCAGAACACGGTCTGAGTGTGTACCAGTACAATTTCCTCGTTTATACGATGCTGAAGAAGAGTATCGATTAGCCATGGAACAAGTAGTTGCAGTTAGGGACAGAGGTGTGAAAACCATTTTTGACCCTTCTGTCATGGGATTGGACAGAGATGTTAAGTTTATGAAGAGAGTTTCGGAAGACTCAGGTGTTCAAATTATTGCAGCTACAGGGATATTTACTTTTCATTATTTACCGACTCGTTTTGTCGCAAATGACATTGATTTTATGGCTGAACAGTTTGTTAAGGACATTGAGGAGGGTGCTCAAAATACGGAGATAAAAGCAGGATTTTTAAAATGTGCTACTGAGGTTCAAGGACTTACCCCAGATGTTGAAAAGGTAATAAGAGCTGTGGCGCGTGCACATCTTCGCACAGGTGTTCCAATTATGACTCATTCTGCTCCTTCGGAAGAAACGGGGTTATTACAAATTCAGGTTTTTGAAGAAGAGGGAGTAGACCTAAGCAAAGTATTGATTGGTCATTGCGGTGATACCGATAATTTGGATTATATCGAGAGAGTCCTTGATAAAGGTGTATACATTGGACTCGATCGCTACGGGATTACAACTACGATCTCAACCGAACAAAGAAATAAGACGTTAAGAGCTTTACTAGAAAAAGGTTATGTAAACCGAATGTTTTTGTCTCAAGATTATTGTTGTACAACTGATCGTCTGAAACCAAACAGTCTGAAAAAATCTCTCCTCCCAGATTGGTCGATGACATTTTTACTAGATAAAGTCATTCCAACACTTTTATCACAAGGAGTGTCTGAAGAAGAAATTCAGATCATGATGAATGAAAATGTAAAAAATTGGTTGAGTTAA
- a CDS encoding TRAP transporter substrate-binding protein has product MKKVFLNFTVLMMTILFLAACGQVEDTSSNESTSDSTNDSNNSGETFELNYNVLAPPTHPYTTNVSEPWAEFVHNETDGRVTVHLFPSAALGTPDTGYDDVSGGVFDVGLLYASSDRNDILFPLSIGDLPFAIPNPDVAVNVMNKFYDQFMKDTFEDAVWLGASSTDTAQLYSTDPIETVEDIRNRKISNSLYSRNQLIQLWDAVPVSIANSELYESVERGLVDDIMYNTLGAIGFNLNEVAHYMTKLDLGVSSNGLFINSNAFNQLPEDLQELFIEKLGPKHQELMAELYMTEMENAITEFENRVKDKGGRVIIPDGTELDQFREPAKKMWEDWVDEANKRGYPGDEMMEFFKQALEEEGLELSF; this is encoded by the coding sequence ATGAAAAAAGTGTTTTTAAATTTTACTGTTTTAATGATGACAATTCTGTTCTTAGCAGCGTGTGGACAAGTAGAAGATACTTCATCAAACGAGTCTACAAGTGATTCTACAAACGACTCAAATAATAGTGGGGAAACGTTTGAGTTAAACTATAACGTCCTTGCGCCACCTACTCATCCATATACTACAAATGTTTCAGAACCATGGGCAGAGTTTGTCCACAATGAAACTGATGGAAGAGTAACCGTTCATCTTTTCCCGAGTGCGGCTCTTGGAACTCCTGATACTGGTTATGATGATGTAAGTGGTGGAGTGTTTGATGTAGGGCTTTTATACGCAAGTTCTGACAGGAATGATATTTTGTTCCCATTATCAATCGGGGACTTGCCCTTTGCCATTCCTAATCCTGATGTAGCGGTTAATGTAATGAATAAATTTTATGATCAGTTTATGAAAGATACATTCGAAGACGCGGTATGGCTTGGTGCTTCATCAACCGATACAGCACAGCTATACAGTACTGATCCAATAGAGACAGTTGAAGATATCAGAAACAGAAAAATAAGTAATAGCTTATATTCTAGAAACCAATTAATCCAACTGTGGGACGCAGTTCCAGTTTCAATTGCTAATTCAGAATTATATGAATCAGTTGAAAGAGGGTTAGTTGATGACATTATGTATAACACACTTGGAGCCATAGGCTTTAATTTAAATGAGGTTGCACATTATATGACCAAACTTGATTTAGGTGTTTCTTCTAATGGTCTATTTATTAACTCGAATGCCTTTAATCAACTCCCAGAAGATTTACAAGAACTTTTTATAGAAAAATTAGGTCCAAAACATCAAGAATTAATGGCAGAACTTTATATGACTGAAATGGAAAACGCGATTACAGAATTCGAAAATCGAGTGAAAGATAAAGGTGGAAGAGTTATTATTCCAGATGGAACAGAATTAGATCAGTTTAGAGAACCTGCTAAAAAAATGTGGGAAGATTGGGTAGATGAAGCGAACAAAAGAGGTTATCCAGGCGATGAAATGATGGAGTTCTTCAAACAAGCTCTTGAGGAAGAAGGATTGGAACTTTCATTCTAA